A window from Bombus fervidus isolate BK054 chromosome 12, iyBomFerv1, whole genome shotgun sequence encodes these proteins:
- the LOC139992618 gene encoding zinc finger-containing ubiquitin peptidase 1 isoform X4, translating to MMAFIDDDSLVDDRRDEECRGPCPSPTMSPSPPLLQNGWSSSFSPRVKQQQEIPKVEPQIPSANVNNNNNNNNIGNVNNVIEGAAGHGSPLRSGLNLQLRSHASPKLPVQECPMCPYSSDSPLRLEEHINRQHFDLTSPSFPPESPPSRDGVFNCPLCVTSFPNSSDLELHVNIEHKDILSPANGAASQSAQATVGSDTPACPVCFSTSFKSNDELTAHIEEHFSKKCTPSPITPDLSTDRMLAKDMERLEKELRKLREQREFEMLRAQYGMDNQGNFREQSVTNMQRAVYSGEMTIADYYERQTELRVAESSGIDDGSSCTRGLVSKIRAVSQACSNVLSTWMCSTVDHYATTYGDKGWGCGYRNLQMLISSLLQHTGYNELVYKAWNSGLGSGSSTKNPLRSSIPSISRLQKMIEWAWAQGFDTQGAEQLGGKLVNTRKWIGPTEVVIMLSSLRIKCQLVDFYTPTNSDGGHPEMFNWVLQYFQRCDDFKPPLYLQHQGHSRTIIGVEQLRDGSITMLVLDPSHSPAQMAQFNSTSSALGAMRLVRKSIAAMKARQYQVVAVTGIMETDLEYHESKVLRLIRLPQDR from the exons ATGATGGCATTTATCGATGATGATTCGTTAGTGGATGATAGAAGAGACGAAGAATGTCGCGGTCCATGTCCTTCTCCAACTATGTCTCCAAGTCCTCCGCTTCTTCAAAATGGTTGGAGCAGTTCGTTCAGTCCACGTGTTAAGCAGCAGCAAGAAATACCAAAAGTGGAACCACAGATTCCTAGTGCAAatgtgaataataataataacaataataacattGGAAATGTTAATAACG TTATCGAAGGTGCAGCTGGACACGGGTCTCCGCTGCGTTCAGGCCTAAATTTGCAACTACGTTCCCATGCTTCGCCAAAACTTCCAGTACAAGAATGTCCTATGTGTCCTTACAGTTCTGACAGTCCATTAAGGTTAGAAGAGCATATCAACAGACAACATTTTGATCTCACATCGCCGTCCTTTCCACCTGAATCTCCACCATCGCGCGATGGTGTCTTCAACTGCCCACTCTGCGTCACATCTTTCCCAAATTCTTCTGATCTCGAGCTACATGTTAACATAGAACACAAAGACATCTTGAG CCCTGCGAATGGTGCGGCTTCCCAGTCAGCTCAGGCAACCGTTGGTAGTGATACACCTGCGTGTCCAGTTTGCTTCAGTACCTCGTTTAAAAGCAACGACGAGTTAACTGCACACATTGAAGAACATTTCAGTAAAAAGTGCACTCCATCTCCTATAACTCCAGACTTGTCTACCGACAGAATGTTAGCAAAGGATATGGAAAGACTTGAGAAGGAGCTTAGAAAATTACGCGAACAACGTGAATTTGAGATGTTAAGGGCGCAATACGGAATGGACAATCAAGGGAATTTTAGAGAACAAAGCGTCACCAATATGCAGCGGGCTGTGTATTCCGGCGAAATGACGATTGCTGATTATTACGAAAGGCAGACCGAGCTCAGAGTAGCTGAAAGCAGCGGCATCGATGATGGCAGTTCTTGTACACGCG GGCTAGTTTCCAAGATAAGGGCTGTCAGTCAAGCATGTAGTAACGTATTAAGCACCTGGATGTGTTCTACCGTAGACCATTATGCAACTACCTATGGAGACAAAGGATGGGGATGTggttatagaaatttgcaaatgTTAATTTCCTCACTTTTGCAACATACAGGGTACAACGAGTTAGTTTATAAAGCGTGGAATTCTGGTTTGGGTAGCGGTAGTTCTACCAAGAATCCACTACGAAGTTCTATACCGTCGATCTCTAGACTTCAGAAGATGATAGAGTGGGCTTGGGCCCAAGGTTTCGATACTCAAGGAGCTGAACAGTTGGGAGGAAAATTGGTGAACACCAGAAAATGGATTGGCCCCACCGAAGTAGTCATAATGTTGTCTAGTTTAAGAATAAA GTGTCAGCTGGTAGATTTTTATACACCAACTAATTCTGATGGCGGACATCCTGAAATGTTTAATTGGGTTTTACAATACTTCCAGCGGTGCGATGATTTCAAGCCACCTCTTTATTTGCAGCATCAAG GTCATAGTAGAACAATAATAGGAGTAGAACAGTTAAGAGATGGTTCAATAACAATGTTAGTACTCGATCCAAGCCATAGTCCAGCACAAATGGCACAATTTAACAGTACAAGTAGTGCACTTGGTGCGATGCGTTTGGTACGCAAATCGATTGCAGCGATGAAAGCGAGACAGTATCAAGTCGTTGCTG
- the LOC139992618 gene encoding zinc finger-containing ubiquitin peptidase 1 isoform X1, with product MATSKPPEMNYTCEICGLEGFNDEEMRSHMVFYHLQGAANCPFCDLGEISPTEMLTHVNSAHLDYLTPSTPENDMMAFIDDDSLVDDRRDEECRGPCPSPTMSPSPPLLQNGWSSSFSPRVKQQQEIPKVEPQIPSANVNNNNNNNNIGNVNNVIEGAAGHGSPLRSGLNLQLRSHASPKLPVQECPMCPYSSDSPLRLEEHINRQHFDLTSPSFPPESPPSRDGVFNCPLCVTSFPNSSDLELHVNIEHKDILSPANGAASQSAQATVGSDTPACPVCFSTSFKSNDELTAHIEEHFSKKCTPSPITPDLSTDRMLAKDMERLEKELRKLREQREFEMLRAQYGMDNQGNFREQSVTNMQRAVYSGEMTIADYYERQTELRVAESSGIDDGSSCTRGLVSKIRAVSQACSNVLSTWMCSTVDHYATTYGDKGWGCGYRNLQMLISSLLQHTGYNELVYKAWNSGLGSGSSTKNPLRSSIPSISRLQKMIEWAWAQGFDTQGAEQLGGKLVNTRKWIGPTEVVIMLSSLRIKCQLVDFYTPTNSDGGHPEMFNWVLQYFQRCDDFKPPLYLQHQGHSRTIIGVEQLRDGSITMLVLDPSHSPAQMAQFNSTSSALGAMRLVRKSIAAMKARQYQVVAVTGIMETDLEYHESKVLRLIRLPQDR from the exons ATGGCGACCAGTAAACCACCGGAAATGAATTACACATGCGAAATTTGCGGCCTGGAAGGTTTCAATGACGAAGAGATGAGATCTCATATGGTTTTCTACCACCTTCAAGGAGCCGCAAATTGCCCCTTTTGCGATTTAGGCGAAATTTCGCCGACGGAAATGTTGACCCACGTTAACAGTGCCCATCTCGATTATCTAACACCAAG TACTCCAGAGAATGACATGATGGCATTTATCGATGATGATTCGTTAGTGGATGATAGAAGAGACGAAGAATGTCGCGGTCCATGTCCTTCTCCAACTATGTCTCCAAGTCCTCCGCTTCTTCAAAATGGTTGGAGCAGTTCGTTCAGTCCACGTGTTAAGCAGCAGCAAGAAATACCAAAAGTGGAACCACAGATTCCTAGTGCAAatgtgaataataataataacaataataacattGGAAATGTTAATAACG TTATCGAAGGTGCAGCTGGACACGGGTCTCCGCTGCGTTCAGGCCTAAATTTGCAACTACGTTCCCATGCTTCGCCAAAACTTCCAGTACAAGAATGTCCTATGTGTCCTTACAGTTCTGACAGTCCATTAAGGTTAGAAGAGCATATCAACAGACAACATTTTGATCTCACATCGCCGTCCTTTCCACCTGAATCTCCACCATCGCGCGATGGTGTCTTCAACTGCCCACTCTGCGTCACATCTTTCCCAAATTCTTCTGATCTCGAGCTACATGTTAACATAGAACACAAAGACATCTTGAG CCCTGCGAATGGTGCGGCTTCCCAGTCAGCTCAGGCAACCGTTGGTAGTGATACACCTGCGTGTCCAGTTTGCTTCAGTACCTCGTTTAAAAGCAACGACGAGTTAACTGCACACATTGAAGAACATTTCAGTAAAAAGTGCACTCCATCTCCTATAACTCCAGACTTGTCTACCGACAGAATGTTAGCAAAGGATATGGAAAGACTTGAGAAGGAGCTTAGAAAATTACGCGAACAACGTGAATTTGAGATGTTAAGGGCGCAATACGGAATGGACAATCAAGGGAATTTTAGAGAACAAAGCGTCACCAATATGCAGCGGGCTGTGTATTCCGGCGAAATGACGATTGCTGATTATTACGAAAGGCAGACCGAGCTCAGAGTAGCTGAAAGCAGCGGCATCGATGATGGCAGTTCTTGTACACGCG GGCTAGTTTCCAAGATAAGGGCTGTCAGTCAAGCATGTAGTAACGTATTAAGCACCTGGATGTGTTCTACCGTAGACCATTATGCAACTACCTATGGAGACAAAGGATGGGGATGTggttatagaaatttgcaaatgTTAATTTCCTCACTTTTGCAACATACAGGGTACAACGAGTTAGTTTATAAAGCGTGGAATTCTGGTTTGGGTAGCGGTAGTTCTACCAAGAATCCACTACGAAGTTCTATACCGTCGATCTCTAGACTTCAGAAGATGATAGAGTGGGCTTGGGCCCAAGGTTTCGATACTCAAGGAGCTGAACAGTTGGGAGGAAAATTGGTGAACACCAGAAAATGGATTGGCCCCACCGAAGTAGTCATAATGTTGTCTAGTTTAAGAATAAA GTGTCAGCTGGTAGATTTTTATACACCAACTAATTCTGATGGCGGACATCCTGAAATGTTTAATTGGGTTTTACAATACTTCCAGCGGTGCGATGATTTCAAGCCACCTCTTTATTTGCAGCATCAAG GTCATAGTAGAACAATAATAGGAGTAGAACAGTTAAGAGATGGTTCAATAACAATGTTAGTACTCGATCCAAGCCATAGTCCAGCACAAATGGCACAATTTAACAGTACAAGTAGTGCACTTGGTGCGATGCGTTTGGTACGCAAATCGATTGCAGCGATGAAAGCGAGACAGTATCAAGTCGTTGCTG
- the LOC139992618 gene encoding zinc finger-containing ubiquitin peptidase 1 isoform X3: protein MIRTPENDMMAFIDDDSLVDDRRDEECRGPCPSPTMSPSPPLLQNGWSSSFSPRVKQQQEIPKVEPQIPSANVNNNNNNNNIGNVNNVIEGAAGHGSPLRSGLNLQLRSHASPKLPVQECPMCPYSSDSPLRLEEHINRQHFDLTSPSFPPESPPSRDGVFNCPLCVTSFPNSSDLELHVNIEHKDILSPANGAASQSAQATVGSDTPACPVCFSTSFKSNDELTAHIEEHFSKKCTPSPITPDLSTDRMLAKDMERLEKELRKLREQREFEMLRAQYGMDNQGNFREQSVTNMQRAVYSGEMTIADYYERQTELRVAESSGIDDGSSCTRGLVSKIRAVSQACSNVLSTWMCSTVDHYATTYGDKGWGCGYRNLQMLISSLLQHTGYNELVYKAWNSGLGSGSSTKNPLRSSIPSISRLQKMIEWAWAQGFDTQGAEQLGGKLVNTRKWIGPTEVVIMLSSLRIKCQLVDFYTPTNSDGGHPEMFNWVLQYFQRCDDFKPPLYLQHQGHSRTIIGVEQLRDGSITMLVLDPSHSPAQMAQFNSTSSALGAMRLVRKSIAAMKARQYQVVAVTGIMETDLEYHESKVLRLIRLPQDR from the exons ATGATCCG TACTCCAGAGAATGACATGATGGCATTTATCGATGATGATTCGTTAGTGGATGATAGAAGAGACGAAGAATGTCGCGGTCCATGTCCTTCTCCAACTATGTCTCCAAGTCCTCCGCTTCTTCAAAATGGTTGGAGCAGTTCGTTCAGTCCACGTGTTAAGCAGCAGCAAGAAATACCAAAAGTGGAACCACAGATTCCTAGTGCAAatgtgaataataataataacaataataacattGGAAATGTTAATAACG TTATCGAAGGTGCAGCTGGACACGGGTCTCCGCTGCGTTCAGGCCTAAATTTGCAACTACGTTCCCATGCTTCGCCAAAACTTCCAGTACAAGAATGTCCTATGTGTCCTTACAGTTCTGACAGTCCATTAAGGTTAGAAGAGCATATCAACAGACAACATTTTGATCTCACATCGCCGTCCTTTCCACCTGAATCTCCACCATCGCGCGATGGTGTCTTCAACTGCCCACTCTGCGTCACATCTTTCCCAAATTCTTCTGATCTCGAGCTACATGTTAACATAGAACACAAAGACATCTTGAG CCCTGCGAATGGTGCGGCTTCCCAGTCAGCTCAGGCAACCGTTGGTAGTGATACACCTGCGTGTCCAGTTTGCTTCAGTACCTCGTTTAAAAGCAACGACGAGTTAACTGCACACATTGAAGAACATTTCAGTAAAAAGTGCACTCCATCTCCTATAACTCCAGACTTGTCTACCGACAGAATGTTAGCAAAGGATATGGAAAGACTTGAGAAGGAGCTTAGAAAATTACGCGAACAACGTGAATTTGAGATGTTAAGGGCGCAATACGGAATGGACAATCAAGGGAATTTTAGAGAACAAAGCGTCACCAATATGCAGCGGGCTGTGTATTCCGGCGAAATGACGATTGCTGATTATTACGAAAGGCAGACCGAGCTCAGAGTAGCTGAAAGCAGCGGCATCGATGATGGCAGTTCTTGTACACGCG GGCTAGTTTCCAAGATAAGGGCTGTCAGTCAAGCATGTAGTAACGTATTAAGCACCTGGATGTGTTCTACCGTAGACCATTATGCAACTACCTATGGAGACAAAGGATGGGGATGTggttatagaaatttgcaaatgTTAATTTCCTCACTTTTGCAACATACAGGGTACAACGAGTTAGTTTATAAAGCGTGGAATTCTGGTTTGGGTAGCGGTAGTTCTACCAAGAATCCACTACGAAGTTCTATACCGTCGATCTCTAGACTTCAGAAGATGATAGAGTGGGCTTGGGCCCAAGGTTTCGATACTCAAGGAGCTGAACAGTTGGGAGGAAAATTGGTGAACACCAGAAAATGGATTGGCCCCACCGAAGTAGTCATAATGTTGTCTAGTTTAAGAATAAA GTGTCAGCTGGTAGATTTTTATACACCAACTAATTCTGATGGCGGACATCCTGAAATGTTTAATTGGGTTTTACAATACTTCCAGCGGTGCGATGATTTCAAGCCACCTCTTTATTTGCAGCATCAAG GTCATAGTAGAACAATAATAGGAGTAGAACAGTTAAGAGATGGTTCAATAACAATGTTAGTACTCGATCCAAGCCATAGTCCAGCACAAATGGCACAATTTAACAGTACAAGTAGTGCACTTGGTGCGATGCGTTTGGTACGCAAATCGATTGCAGCGATGAAAGCGAGACAGTATCAAGTCGTTGCTG
- the Reck gene encoding reversion-inducing-cysteine-rich protein with kazal motifs has protein sequence MVSVIMDLETRPRFHGNPRYSTMLVIGLSTVMLTVIVVATPFLDAVQEMSCCSLAAGSCRNVCSKISLVALGAEAEARENATRRLLEFCSLELTVFWGCVNTTLNEVKRHENWTGRGCCHLALNPICRTTCALSGSRRDLNVSCRPSDEPEFFSCLEKREEAEHCCSNVSDDTCRTICQDLFYKPGKISNLKFYSSKGCFHQIPRCLKTLVEAKHAEDPKQHLHCCNVATSPACLETCKKILHTATTDQEIMDALTDKCRPVLPQSPFWSCLLKSGSSKPARLPLDAGKLSCCTKAIKPSCQNLCWRAFQADWESAWLQLDAECLSSSLEGELRRCLEDTDEPCEMGCSGLSYCTRFNDRSTTLFRSCSATADEAAKLEADHWARGGIVRGLGVPVRAAASCPPETLRAAACLLQLRPCEARIHETRLCREDCLELMASCVDWSAINGPHTAATLCAKLSPARSDASCVSLRPFLEDSHDNESVIRLEDDIVTPCRSNPCAHGEICQLLHFTRQAYRCLPACSLGEMSKQLVPVGSWVQIPRYDQQGCLRICQCTVHGLEKCRTLSCYKFNSCWVHDRFVAHKANFYLECNPCHCFEGEFTCSKNNCDEIRVPSLPCDCPAHYVPVCGRLGFTFASGCLAKCSEMSANEVEFGSCSSRDPCASNPCDSTEKCVPRTRVCLSRLQKSCRQYECVPLDCDPRDEANGPVCDKENRQHRSICAMIRSGASLGYRGHCLEGCSLRGPVCGTNGEIYTNECAAWAERTAVDYFGRCVAVGLIGDEAKPRCGDLVRCPRLIEPYCIGVTPPGACCPVCGGAAKLFYSKKQLDRIYYTMDEDADRDSVALEVLLSALARQIQVAECALRGMMTPDLDIFVIVQPTSKRPSPLQLRACVAETEKLVTRISERSPRITTEVLLGALTRAEIAHSYVSSAMTIGASVTRLLLAILLYTIVL, from the exons ATGGTGTCAGTGATCATGGATCTCGAGACTCGACCGCGATTTCATGGAAACCCGCGATATTCAACGATGCTGGTGATCGGGTTGTCGACGGTGATGTTGACGGTCATCGTCGTCGCCACTCCTTTTCTCGACGCTGTGCAag AGATGTCCTGCTGTTCCTTGGCTGCCGGATCTTGTCGCAATGTCTGCTCCAAG ATCTCGCTGGTGGCGTTGGGGGCAGAAGCAGAGGCAAGGGAgaacgcgacgcgacgcttgCTGGAGTTCTGTTCCCTCGAGCTG ACGGTATTCTGGGGCTGCGTCAACACGACTCTGAACG AGGTAAAGAGACACGAGAATTGGACTGGTAGGGGTTGCTGTCACTTAGCGCTGAATCCAATATGCCGAACCACGTGCGCTCTCTCCGGATCCAGAAGGGATCTGAACGTATCCTGCCGGCCGAGCGACGAGCCTGAATTCTTCTCCTGTTTGGAAAAGCGAGAGGAAGCTGAACACTGTTGCAGCAACGTATCCGACGACACCTGCAGAACAATTTGCCAGGATTTGTTCTACAAGCCCGGAAAGATTTCAAATCTCAAGTTTTACAGTAGCAAGGGATGCTTCCATCAAATTCCAAGGTGCTTGAAAACATTAGTCGAGGCGAAACACGCCGAAGATCCGAAACAAC ATCTACATTGCTGCAACGTGGCTACCAGCCCAGCCTGTCTGGAAACGTGCAAGAAGATCCTGCATACGGCGACGACCGACCAAGAGATCATGGACGCGTTGACGGACAAGTGCAGACCGGTTCTACCTCAGTCGCCGTTTTGGAGTTGCCTGCTCAAGTCTGGCTCGTCGAAGCCAGCTCGCCTACCTCTAGATGCGGGCAAATTGTCGTGCTGCACCAAAGCGATCAAGCCATCGTGCCAGAATCTGTGCTGGAGAGCGTTCCAAGCGGACTGGGAGTCCGCGTGGCTTCAACTCGACGCAGAGTGCTTGTCGTCGAGCCTGGAAGGAGAATTGAGACGGTGCCTCGAGGATACCGACGAACCGTGCGAAATGGGCTGCTCCGGGCTGTCCTATTGCACCCGATTCAACGACAGGTCGACGACACTCTTTAG GAGTTGTTCGGCCACGGCTGACGAGGCAGCTAAATTGGAAGCTGATCACTGGGCCAGAGGTGGAATCGTTCGAGGATTAGGCGTGCCTGTTCGTGCCGCTGCTTCCTGCCCGCCGGAAACTTTACGCGCAGCCGCGTGCTTATTGCAGCTGAGACCGTGCGAAGCCAGAATCCACGAGACGAGACTCTGTCGAGAAGATTGCCTCGAACTGATGGCCAGTTGCGTGGACTGGTCGGCCATTAACGGTCCCCATACGGCAGCAACGTTGTGCGCCAAACTCTCGCCAGCTAGATCCGATGCCTCTTGCGTTTCTCTAAGACCCTTTTTAGAAGATTCCCATGATAACGAGTCGGTGATTCGTCTCGAGGACGACATCGTTACTCCTTGTAGGAGTAATCCTTGCGCTCACGGTGAAATCTGCCAGCTGCTTCATTTCACCCGACAGGCGTACCGTTGTCTACCAGCTTGTTCTCTCGGAGAAATGTCGAAACAGCTGGTACCCGTGGGATCCTGGGTACAGATACCGAGGTACGACCAACAGGGTTGTCTGCGAATCTGCCAATGCACGGTGCACGGTTTGGAGAAGTGCAGAACCTTGAGCTGCTACAAATTCAACTCTTGCTGGGTGCACGACCGTTTCGTCGCTCACAAGGCCAACTTCTATCTGGAATGTAACCCCTGTCACTGTTTCGAAGGCGAGTTCACCTGCTCGAAGAACAATTGCGACGAGATACGCGTACCTTCGTTGCCATGCGACTGTCCGGCACATTACGTCCCCGTTTGTGGAAGATTAGGCTTCACTTTCGCATCCGGTTGTCTGGCAAAGTGTTCCGAGATGTCCGCGAACGAAGTAGAATTCGGTAGCTGTTCCTCTCGTGACCCGTGCGCGTCGAATCCTTGCGACAGCACGGAAAAATGCGTCCCGAGAACCAGAGTGTGTTTGTCCAGGCTGCAGAAATCTTGTCGCCAATACGAGTGCGTTCCTCTCGATTGCGATCCCCGAGACGAGGCCAACGGTCCGGTTTGCGACAAGGAAAACCGTCAACATCGCTCCATCTGCGCCATGATTCGATCTGGGGCCAGTTTAGGCTACAGAGGACATTGTCTGGAGGGGTGTAGCTTACGTGGTCCCGTTTGCGGTACCAACGGAGAGATCTACACGAACGAGTGCGCAGCGTGGGCGGAAAGGACGGCGGTGGATTACTTTGGTCGTTGCGTGGCTGTCGGATTGATAGGCGACGAAGCCAAGCCTCGTTGCGGTGATCTAGTACGATGCCCTCGGTTAATCGAGCCGTACTGCATTGGAGTCACACCCCCCGGTGCCTGTTGTCCTGTCTGCGGTGGGGCGGCTAAGCTCTTTTATTCTAAAAAACAG TTGGATAGGATATACTACACGATGGACGAGGACGCGGACAGAGATTCGGTCGCGCTCGAGGTCCTGTTGTCAGCTCTGGCACGACAGATCCAAGTGGCAGAGTGCGCTCTTCGTGGCATGATGACGCCAGACCTCGACATATTCGTTATAGTACAGCCTACGTCGAAGAGACCATCGCCGCTACAGCTACGAGCTTGCGTGGCTGAGACTGAGAAACTAGTTACGAGAATTTCGGAGAGGAGCCCTAGGATCACGACGGAAGTACTGTTAGGAGCGCTCACCAGAGCGGAAATTGCTCATAGCTACGTATCAAGTGCCATGACCATTGGGGCAAGCGTTACGCGGCTCTTACTTGCAATTCTCCTTTATACTATAGTTTTGTGA
- the LOC139992618 gene encoding zinc finger-containing ubiquitin peptidase 1 isoform X2: MIKDYKEKTACELGIRRKNTPENDMMAFIDDDSLVDDRRDEECRGPCPSPTMSPSPPLLQNGWSSSFSPRVKQQQEIPKVEPQIPSANVNNNNNNNNIGNVNNVIEGAAGHGSPLRSGLNLQLRSHASPKLPVQECPMCPYSSDSPLRLEEHINRQHFDLTSPSFPPESPPSRDGVFNCPLCVTSFPNSSDLELHVNIEHKDILSPANGAASQSAQATVGSDTPACPVCFSTSFKSNDELTAHIEEHFSKKCTPSPITPDLSTDRMLAKDMERLEKELRKLREQREFEMLRAQYGMDNQGNFREQSVTNMQRAVYSGEMTIADYYERQTELRVAESSGIDDGSSCTRGLVSKIRAVSQACSNVLSTWMCSTVDHYATTYGDKGWGCGYRNLQMLISSLLQHTGYNELVYKAWNSGLGSGSSTKNPLRSSIPSISRLQKMIEWAWAQGFDTQGAEQLGGKLVNTRKWIGPTEVVIMLSSLRIKCQLVDFYTPTNSDGGHPEMFNWVLQYFQRCDDFKPPLYLQHQGHSRTIIGVEQLRDGSITMLVLDPSHSPAQMAQFNSTSSALGAMRLVRKSIAAMKARQYQVVAVTGIMETDLEYHESKVLRLIRLPQDR; this comes from the exons ATGATAAAAGACTACAAAGAGAAAACAGCATGTGAATTAGGTATTCGTCGTAAAAA TACTCCAGAGAATGACATGATGGCATTTATCGATGATGATTCGTTAGTGGATGATAGAAGAGACGAAGAATGTCGCGGTCCATGTCCTTCTCCAACTATGTCTCCAAGTCCTCCGCTTCTTCAAAATGGTTGGAGCAGTTCGTTCAGTCCACGTGTTAAGCAGCAGCAAGAAATACCAAAAGTGGAACCACAGATTCCTAGTGCAAatgtgaataataataataacaataataacattGGAAATGTTAATAACG TTATCGAAGGTGCAGCTGGACACGGGTCTCCGCTGCGTTCAGGCCTAAATTTGCAACTACGTTCCCATGCTTCGCCAAAACTTCCAGTACAAGAATGTCCTATGTGTCCTTACAGTTCTGACAGTCCATTAAGGTTAGAAGAGCATATCAACAGACAACATTTTGATCTCACATCGCCGTCCTTTCCACCTGAATCTCCACCATCGCGCGATGGTGTCTTCAACTGCCCACTCTGCGTCACATCTTTCCCAAATTCTTCTGATCTCGAGCTACATGTTAACATAGAACACAAAGACATCTTGAG CCCTGCGAATGGTGCGGCTTCCCAGTCAGCTCAGGCAACCGTTGGTAGTGATACACCTGCGTGTCCAGTTTGCTTCAGTACCTCGTTTAAAAGCAACGACGAGTTAACTGCACACATTGAAGAACATTTCAGTAAAAAGTGCACTCCATCTCCTATAACTCCAGACTTGTCTACCGACAGAATGTTAGCAAAGGATATGGAAAGACTTGAGAAGGAGCTTAGAAAATTACGCGAACAACGTGAATTTGAGATGTTAAGGGCGCAATACGGAATGGACAATCAAGGGAATTTTAGAGAACAAAGCGTCACCAATATGCAGCGGGCTGTGTATTCCGGCGAAATGACGATTGCTGATTATTACGAAAGGCAGACCGAGCTCAGAGTAGCTGAAAGCAGCGGCATCGATGATGGCAGTTCTTGTACACGCG GGCTAGTTTCCAAGATAAGGGCTGTCAGTCAAGCATGTAGTAACGTATTAAGCACCTGGATGTGTTCTACCGTAGACCATTATGCAACTACCTATGGAGACAAAGGATGGGGATGTggttatagaaatttgcaaatgTTAATTTCCTCACTTTTGCAACATACAGGGTACAACGAGTTAGTTTATAAAGCGTGGAATTCTGGTTTGGGTAGCGGTAGTTCTACCAAGAATCCACTACGAAGTTCTATACCGTCGATCTCTAGACTTCAGAAGATGATAGAGTGGGCTTGGGCCCAAGGTTTCGATACTCAAGGAGCTGAACAGTTGGGAGGAAAATTGGTGAACACCAGAAAATGGATTGGCCCCACCGAAGTAGTCATAATGTTGTCTAGTTTAAGAATAAA GTGTCAGCTGGTAGATTTTTATACACCAACTAATTCTGATGGCGGACATCCTGAAATGTTTAATTGGGTTTTACAATACTTCCAGCGGTGCGATGATTTCAAGCCACCTCTTTATTTGCAGCATCAAG GTCATAGTAGAACAATAATAGGAGTAGAACAGTTAAGAGATGGTTCAATAACAATGTTAGTACTCGATCCAAGCCATAGTCCAGCACAAATGGCACAATTTAACAGTACAAGTAGTGCACTTGGTGCGATGCGTTTGGTACGCAAATCGATTGCAGCGATGAAAGCGAGACAGTATCAAGTCGTTGCTG